One segment of Chryseobacterium turcicum DNA contains the following:
- a CDS encoding pectate lyase family protein has protein sequence MKLNLKHKIFTTSIFAMLSFSVSAQEKIVSFSGAEGFGRYTTGGRGGKVLFVTKLTDDGSEGTLRHALEQKGAKYIVFKIAGTIYLESPLRIKEGNVTIAGQTAPGDGITIANYETFVAADNVIIRFLRFRMGDQKKHEGDALGARFMKGLIVDHCSMSWSTDETVSIYVNENTTLQWCVIAESLRNSAHQKGAHGYGGIAGGKFASFHHNIYAHHDSRNPRLGEYAGSKFALTDLTDFRNNVIYNWGHNNVYGGEGMNVNIINNYYKPGPATLTKKRIVAIDKNEKPETEVYNIWGKYYINGNVSEGNPEVTADNWNNGVFNQMKNSYNLTEADKNTIKINQPHNIQNNVKTDSPKEAYEKILKIGGASLVRDAVDLHVLKDVKNGTFTYNGSRGSKNGIIDSQNDVGGFPDLKQGKIFLDSDNDGMPDAWEIKQNLNPKKANANGRDLDKNYDNIEVYMNDLVKKITERQ, from the coding sequence ATGAAACTCAATCTAAAACATAAAATCTTTACCACAAGCATTTTCGCAATGCTTTCTTTCTCGGTTTCAGCTCAGGAAAAAATAGTAAGCTTTTCCGGTGCTGAAGGTTTCGGAAGATATACAACAGGTGGTAGAGGCGGAAAAGTTTTATTCGTAACTAAATTAACCGATGACGGTTCAGAAGGAACGTTGAGACACGCTTTAGAACAAAAAGGAGCTAAATATATTGTCTTTAAAATTGCAGGAACCATTTATCTGGAATCTCCTTTAAGAATAAAAGAAGGCAACGTTACCATTGCCGGACAAACCGCTCCAGGCGACGGAATCACCATTGCCAACTACGAAACTTTTGTAGCGGCAGATAATGTAATCATTCGTTTCTTACGTTTCAGAATGGGAGACCAGAAAAAGCATGAAGGGGATGCTTTAGGCGCAAGATTTATGAAAGGGTTAATTGTTGACCATTGCTCGATGAGTTGGTCTACAGACGAAACAGTTTCTATCTATGTGAATGAAAATACCACGCTACAATGGTGTGTGATTGCAGAAAGTTTAAGAAATTCTGCCCATCAAAAAGGTGCTCATGGATACGGAGGAATTGCTGGCGGAAAATTCGCTTCTTTTCATCATAATATATATGCTCATCATGATAGCAGAAATCCACGATTAGGAGAATATGCAGGAAGTAAATTTGCATTGACGGATTTAACCGATTTTAGAAATAATGTAATTTACAACTGGGGGCACAACAACGTTTACGGTGGTGAAGGTATGAATGTAAATATCATCAATAATTACTACAAACCAGGACCGGCAACTTTAACCAAGAAAAGAATCGTTGCGATTGATAAAAATGAAAAACCAGAAACTGAAGTTTATAATATTTGGGGGAAATATTACATCAACGGAAATGTTTCTGAAGGTAATCCTGAAGTAACGGCAGATAACTGGAACAATGGAGTTTTTAATCAGATGAAAAACTCTTACAATCTTACAGAAGCTGATAAAAATACCATCAAAATCAATCAGCCACACAATATTCAGAATAATGTAAAAACCGATTCCCCGAAAGAAGCTTATGAGAAGATTTTGAAAATCGGAGGCGCAAGTTTGGTAAGAGATGCGGTAGATTTACATGTCTTAAAAGATGTAAAAAACGGAACCTTTACTTACAATGGTTCGCGTGGAAGCAAAAACGGAATCATTGATTCGCAAAATGATGTTGGAGGATTTCCAGATTTAAAACAGGGGAAAATTTTTCTCGATTCGGACAACGACGGAATGCCCGATGCATGGGAAATAAAGCAAAATCTCAATCCAAAAAAAGCCAACGCTAATGGAAGAGATTTAGATAAAAATTATGATAATATTGAGGTCTACATGAATGACCTTGTTAAAAAAATAACCGAAAGGCAATAA
- a CDS encoding DUF4861 family protein: MSEKLKLNVFKIILTGAVFAAGLSFAQQNVIEKIRKNPQTPFSYAELSVKEGGKWQGNEYIGGSFKNVNELTLPAEHTDHSYYIRYEGIGLENNQIGYRLYLDWRNATDIFGKKVNTLVLPEVGQDGFESYHHDSTWGQDILKSGRTIGIGSYGRYDEQNDFVETFKTVKNTTAKVFNENDKSFATIDYKGWKTWGKAVNLQSKLTIFNKDRFVKVDLNLDQTLSGLCTGIVAFKDIPMKQGISKNKKWGYISTYGTQTLAKKEDNLGMVVFYPIESFDKYVQTKSTHVIVFKKTKNVSYYFMGAWSQEPNGLKTEEEFYKDLDKKLEILDNNNQL, translated from the coding sequence ATGTCAGAAAAATTAAAATTAAACGTATTCAAAATAATATTAACTGGAGCAGTTTTCGCAGCCGGTTTATCTTTCGCACAGCAAAATGTGATCGAAAAAATACGCAAAAATCCCCAAACACCGTTTTCCTATGCTGAACTATCTGTAAAAGAAGGCGGAAAATGGCAAGGCAACGAATACATTGGCGGAAGTTTTAAAAACGTAAATGAATTAACACTTCCTGCAGAACATACCGACCACTCTTACTACATCAGATACGAAGGAATCGGTTTAGAAAACAACCAAATCGGTTACAGATTGTATTTAGACTGGAGAAATGCAACAGACATATTCGGAAAAAAAGTCAATACTTTGGTTTTGCCGGAAGTTGGTCAGGACGGTTTTGAATCTTATCATCACGACTCTACTTGGGGACAGGATATTTTGAAATCAGGTCGTACCATCGGAATCGGTTCTTACGGAAGATATGATGAGCAGAATGATTTTGTGGAAACTTTTAAAACCGTAAAAAACACCACCGCAAAAGTTTTTAATGAAAACGATAAATCTTTCGCAACCATCGATTACAAAGGTTGGAAAACATGGGGAAAAGCGGTAAATCTTCAATCTAAATTAACTATTTTCAACAAAGACCGTTTTGTAAAAGTAGATTTAAACTTAGACCAGACTCTCTCAGGTTTATGCACCGGAATTGTCGCTTTCAAAGATATTCCAATGAAACAGGGAATCAGCAAAAATAAAAAATGGGGTTACATCTCAACTTACGGAACACAGACTTTAGCCAAAAAAGAAGATAATCTTGGAATGGTGGTCTTCTACCCTATCGAAAGTTTTGATAAATACGTACAAACAAAATCTACCCATGTTATAGTTTTCAAAAAAACAAAAAATGTTTCGTATTACTTTATGGGAGCGTGGTCACAAGAACCCAATGGTTTGAAGACTGAAGAAGAATTCTATAAAGATTTAGATAAAAAATTAGAAATTTTAGATAATAACAATCAACTTTAA
- a CDS encoding RagB/SusD family nutrient uptake outer membrane protein codes for MKKNKFLTILFAVAGLISLNSCDDYLDVESLSNTAEAQQFDSAPDTFSALVGVYNSTMGDNTYGQRMNLILTQSGDDLRTSGDYNANDRRGVSCFGAIPTNPELLKPFTDTYAGIERANLVIKNIPISPVYKTGSAADKKLMDRYLGEALTLRASFYHDLIKNWGDVPFQDVPSADLPDLYLAKTDRDVIYDKILDDLLKAEALVPWRSEGGTTAQRISKGAVKGLRARIALTRAGYSLRRNPQQMMQGSNPQKYYQIAYDECKDIMNSGQHQLNSSYEGLFRSLHTNSQDATNEVIYAVGAFGGNSRTDSKIGYYNGLRHDDTDWKSSGGISAIPVYFYEFTKYDLRRDVNIAIYRVSTTKQEELQTSINWNDGKFRKSWTSITGTSQNLGIDWPMLRYSDILLMFAEADNELHGGPSADAVNAVMAVRQRAYAGNLGQVGTIPTGKAAFFDYIVKERQLEFGGEGLRKYDLIRWNLLETKINETRAKLTQFMNGTGAYANVPEYIFYKKPTYVPTKTAQQNVLDIDFYTTTGIAKADIFYSPNQSVATPSGYTKVNWRLAMTQPYISGDPIKSYAYYFQPNRKELLPLASDVINSNYNLTQDYGY; via the coding sequence ATGAAGAAGAATAAATTTTTAACAATACTATTTGCAGTTGCAGGACTAATATCTTTAAACTCTTGTGATGATTACCTGGATGTAGAAAGCTTATCTAATACAGCTGAAGCACAACAATTTGATTCTGCTCCCGATACCTTTTCTGCATTGGTAGGGGTTTACAACTCTACGATGGGTGATAATACCTATGGTCAGAGAATGAATCTAATTCTTACCCAATCGGGAGACGATCTAAGAACTTCTGGTGACTACAATGCCAATGACAGAAGAGGAGTTAGCTGTTTTGGTGCAATTCCTACAAACCCTGAGCTTTTAAAACCTTTCACAGATACCTACGCAGGAATTGAAAGAGCTAATCTTGTTATTAAAAACATTCCTATATCACCCGTTTACAAAACAGGTTCTGCGGCTGATAAAAAATTAATGGATAGATATCTGGGTGAAGCTTTAACCCTTAGAGCTAGCTTTTATCACGATCTTATTAAAAACTGGGGCGATGTACCTTTTCAAGATGTACCTTCTGCTGATCTTCCAGATTTGTATCTTGCAAAAACTGATAGAGATGTTATTTATGATAAGATTCTTGATGATTTGCTTAAAGCTGAAGCTCTTGTACCTTGGAGATCTGAAGGTGGCACTACAGCACAAAGAATTTCTAAAGGTGCCGTAAAAGGATTAAGAGCCAGAATCGCATTAACGAGAGCGGGATATTCTTTAAGAAGAAATCCTCAACAAATGATGCAGGGTTCTAATCCTCAGAAATATTATCAGATTGCGTATGATGAGTGTAAAGATATTATGAATTCTGGCCAACATCAGCTTAATTCAAGTTACGAAGGATTATTCAGATCATTACATACCAACAGCCAAGATGCTACGAATGAAGTCATCTATGCAGTCGGAGCATTCGGTGGAAACTCAAGAACCGACAGTAAAATTGGTTACTATAATGGTTTAAGACATGATGATACCGATTGGAAATCTTCAGGAGGAATCAGTGCAATCCCTGTTTATTTTTATGAATTTACAAAATATGATTTAAGAAGAGATGTCAACATCGCTATCTATAGAGTAAGTACTACAAAACAAGAAGAACTTCAGACATCTATCAACTGGAATGATGGCAAATTCAGAAAATCTTGGACTTCAATTACTGGTACTTCCCAAAACTTAGGAATTGATTGGCCAATGCTTAGATATTCAGATATCCTACTAATGTTTGCAGAAGCTGATAACGAATTGCACGGTGGTCCATCTGCGGATGCTGTGAATGCAGTTATGGCAGTTAGACAAAGAGCTTATGCTGGTAATTTAGGTCAGGTAGGAACTATTCCGACTGGGAAAGCAGCGTTCTTTGATTATATCGTAAAAGAAAGACAACTTGAGTTTGGGGGTGAAGGATTAAGAAAATACGATTTGATTCGTTGGAATTTATTGGAAACTAAAATTAATGAAACAAGAGCTAAGCTTACCCAATTTATGAACGGTACAGGAGCTTATGCAAACGTTCCTGAATATATTTTCTACAAAAAGCCAACCTATGTACCAACAAAAACAGCTCAGCAAAATGTATTAGATATCGATTTCTATACAACTACCGGAATAGCAAAAGCTGATATTTTCTACAGTCCTAATCAATCTGTTGCAACCCCTTCTGGCTACACAAAAGTAAATTGGAGATTAGCAATGACTCAGCCATATATCAGTGGAGACCCTATCAAGAGTTATGCGTATTATTTCCAGCCTAACAGGAAAGAATTATTACCATTAGCTTCAGATGTTATCAACTCTAATTACAATCTTACCCAAGATTATGGGTATTAG
- a CDS encoding glycoside hydrolase family 88/105 protein, producing MSFINQKLKIYAVAVLGSGMFLACAQTKNTVASKPAKEASQSGKVVPTNLKWSERMMLSEMQRFPEAWMLDFSKSPKWTYPSAIVLDGAEQLYIKTGKKQYYDYISDFGEKLIKEDGTILTYDLERYNIDMLNSGNILLYLYEKEKKEKYLKALQTLRLQIDGQPRTKEGSFWHKKIYPYQVWLDGLYMGMPFYTHYTKDFVKGAEADKAYDDIILQFESVQNNLLDKKTGLLYHAWDESKEQAWANKETGLSPNFWGRAMGWYGMAMVDVLDYLPENHPGRAKLISYIKSYSDAVIKYQDKKSGLWYQVLDKPLANGNYEEATASAMFVYTMIKSVNKGYLPKSYKAAAKKGYDGIIKNLITVDENGIVNLNKCCAVAGLGGKPYRDGSYEYYINEEIRSNDGKGTGPFILASLEFEK from the coding sequence ATGAGTTTTATTAATCAAAAATTAAAAATATATGCAGTGGCAGTTTTAGGTTCAGGAATGTTCTTAGCTTGTGCACAAACAAAAAATACAGTGGCTTCAAAACCAGCAAAAGAAGCTTCACAATCAGGAAAAGTAGTGCCTACCAATTTAAAATGGTCAGAAAGAATGATGCTTTCCGAAATGCAGAGATTTCCGGAAGCCTGGATGCTCGATTTCAGCAAAAGCCCAAAATGGACATATCCTTCAGCGATTGTTTTAGATGGAGCCGAGCAGCTTTATATTAAAACAGGCAAAAAACAATATTACGATTACATCAGTGATTTCGGAGAGAAACTGATTAAAGAAGACGGTACAATTCTTACTTACGACCTTGAAAGGTACAATATCGACATGCTCAACAGCGGAAATATTCTTCTTTATCTGTACGAAAAAGAGAAAAAAGAAAAATATCTGAAAGCGCTGCAAACCCTTCGTTTACAAATTGATGGTCAACCGAGAACAAAAGAAGGTTCTTTCTGGCATAAAAAAATCTATCCTTATCAGGTTTGGTTAGATGGTTTGTACATGGGAATGCCTTTCTATACTCATTATACGAAAGATTTTGTGAAGGGTGCCGAAGCAGATAAAGCATATGATGATATTATTTTGCAATTTGAGTCTGTACAAAACAATCTTTTAGACAAAAAAACAGGTTTACTATATCATGCTTGGGACGAAAGTAAAGAGCAAGCTTGGGCAAATAAAGAAACCGGACTTTCACCTAATTTCTGGGGAAGAGCGATGGGTTGGTACGGAATGGCAATGGTAGATGTTCTAGATTATTTACCGGAAAACCATCCGGGAAGAGCAAAATTGATTTCTTACATCAAGTCTTATTCTGATGCGGTTATTAAATATCAGGATAAAAAATCGGGTCTTTGGTATCAGGTTCTAGATAAGCCATTGGCGAATGGTAATTATGAAGAAGCAACGGCTTCAGCGATGTTTGTTTACACCATGATTAAATCTGTAAACAAAGGGTATTTACCTAAATCTTACAAAGCTGCTGCTAAAAAAGGCTACGACGGAATCATTAAAAATCTGATTACAGTAGACGAAAACGGAATTGTTAATTTAAATAAATGTTGTGCTGTTGCCGGATTAGGAGGAAAACCTTATAGAGACGGTTCTTACGAATATTACATCAACGAAGAAATTCGTTCAAACGATGGAAAAGGAACTGGACCATTTATCTTGGCAAGTTTAGAATTTGAAAAATAA
- a CDS encoding SusC/RagA family TonB-linked outer membrane protein, translating to MDKKVQSIKWLYVTVFLLPILGMAQEKETKIDEVVLVGYTKVSKKDVTNSVSSVKAEAIKDMPSTNAAEAIQGRMAGVQVSLSEGSPGADVDIVIRGGNSITGSNAPLYIVDGIQMDNALSILSPKEIESIEVLKDASSTNIYGARGANGVVLITTKGGRKKLKTSINYNGFLGVRKIQNTIDVLDPYEYVLYQYELYNKAGLESDKTIFENRYGTYDQLSKYKDVEKRDWQDEVFGREAFNFTHNLSVTGGSDNSAFSLSLNNVQEDGIMIGSGFKRNMANFKYDYDISKKLSMTLNARYSRQTIYGAGTSSTGSQSTNRLRNAVRYQPFEGLSTVNVDEFDPLFADQTNLVNPILLANNEIKESGRNDLLLNGTIDYKINKYFTFRSVIGYLQRDEFVNQFSGTVTSLARQNNDQPVVFLSKTQSRRITNSNTLNFRKTFGNHKLDLLAGQETVRTDGESLQMNIKWFPKSTGAQEAFHNIQLASPPAGMVQDAPKTPMLPSSPDRLVSFFGRANYIFNNKYIFTASMRADGSSIFGNGNKWGYFPAGSVAWKITEENFLKESQTISELKLRAGYGLSGNNRIGGFLYDTFFITSSDYGYAFGNNVTPGATTGNIMANKNVTWEKSASKNLGLDFGLFKGKVYGTLDVYQTDTKDLLLLARIPQNLGYDFQFQNSGSTTNKGIEFSIGSTIINKENFTWKIDANISSNKNIIKSLGNSASVSANSYLTPSGWQNNLNDFLVQVGKPVGTFWGYQTAGRYEVSDFDYNATTQVYTLKAGIPSSAAAANGAKPIQPGDLKLQDLNGDGIIDNKDMTDLGNAQPKFYGGFNQTFRYKNWDMSLMFNFSVGNKVYNANKLEYTTQYLYKDNNMSADVANRFRWFNDAGEKVNDPTALAALNANTTGWTPPAGAYFLHSYGIEDGSFLRLNNVTLGYSLGKDFIKQLGLSNFRLYFTMNNVFTITGYSGYDPEANTRRNPLTPGVDYAAYPRSRFILSGVDITF from the coding sequence ATGGATAAAAAGGTACAATCAATAAAGTGGTTATATGTAACTGTTTTCCTTCTTCCCATACTTGGTATGGCTCAGGAAAAAGAAACCAAGATTGACGAAGTTGTCTTAGTAGGATATACTAAAGTTTCTAAAAAAGATGTTACTAACTCCGTATCTTCTGTAAAGGCTGAAGCAATCAAAGATATGCCATCAACCAATGCTGCTGAAGCAATTCAGGGTAGAATGGCCGGAGTACAGGTTTCATTAAGTGAAGGCTCACCCGGAGCCGATGTAGACATTGTAATTAGAGGAGGTAATTCTATTACAGGAAGTAATGCCCCGCTATACATTGTAGATGGAATACAAATGGATAATGCACTATCTATTTTATCTCCAAAAGAAATTGAATCTATTGAAGTTTTAAAAGATGCCTCTTCTACCAATATTTATGGAGCCAGAGGAGCAAATGGTGTTGTTTTGATCACCACAAAAGGAGGTCGTAAAAAATTAAAAACATCAATTAACTATAATGGATTTTTAGGGGTAAGAAAAATTCAAAATACAATTGACGTATTAGATCCTTATGAATATGTTTTGTATCAATATGAGCTGTATAATAAAGCTGGTCTTGAGAGCGACAAGACAATATTTGAAAACAGATATGGTACCTACGATCAATTAAGCAAATACAAAGACGTAGAAAAAAGAGACTGGCAAGATGAAGTTTTTGGAAGAGAAGCATTTAACTTCACCCATAACCTTTCTGTAACCGGAGGATCTGACAATTCGGCTTTCTCGTTATCTCTAAATAACGTTCAGGAAGATGGAATTATGATTGGGTCTGGGTTTAAAAGAAACATGGCCAACTTCAAATATGATTACGATATTTCGAAGAAATTAAGCATGACTTTAAATGCCAGATACAGCAGACAAACTATTTATGGTGCAGGAACATCTTCTACAGGATCACAAAGTACCAACAGATTAAGAAATGCGGTAAGATATCAGCCATTTGAAGGTCTTTCTACAGTAAACGTTGATGAATTTGACCCTCTATTTGCAGATCAAACCAACTTGGTAAATCCTATTTTATTAGCTAATAATGAGATTAAAGAAAGTGGAAGAAATGACCTCTTATTAAATGGAACTATCGACTATAAAATTAACAAATATTTTACTTTCAGAAGTGTAATAGGCTATTTACAGAGAGATGAGTTTGTTAACCAATTTTCTGGTACTGTAACTTCATTGGCAAGACAAAACAATGATCAACCAGTTGTATTTTTAAGTAAAACTCAATCTAGGAGAATTACCAACTCTAATACTTTAAACTTTAGAAAAACATTTGGCAACCATAAACTAGACTTATTAGCTGGGCAAGAAACTGTACGTACAGATGGAGAATCTTTACAAATGAATATTAAATGGTTTCCTAAATCAACAGGTGCACAAGAAGCATTTCACAATATTCAGTTAGCTTCTCCTCCTGCAGGTATGGTACAAGATGCTCCAAAAACACCGATGCTACCATCAAGTCCTGACAGGTTAGTATCATTTTTTGGAAGAGCTAATTATATTTTCAATAATAAATATATTTTTACAGCTTCCATGAGAGCGGATGGATCAAGTATATTTGGAAATGGAAATAAATGGGGGTATTTCCCGGCAGGATCTGTTGCATGGAAAATTACTGAAGAAAATTTCTTAAAAGAAAGCCAAACCATCAGCGAGTTAAAACTTCGTGCGGGTTACGGTTTATCCGGAAATAACAGAATCGGAGGTTTCTTATATGACACTTTCTTTATTACATCTTCAGATTATGGATATGCATTTGGAAACAATGTAACACCGGGAGCTACCACAGGAAATATTATGGCTAATAAAAATGTTACTTGGGAAAAATCGGCTTCTAAAAACTTAGGTTTAGACTTTGGTTTATTTAAAGGAAAAGTTTACGGTACATTGGATGTTTATCAAACTGATACCAAAGACTTATTGCTTTTAGCAAGAATTCCTCAAAACTTAGGATACGACTTTCAATTTCAGAATTCAGGAAGTACCACTAATAAAGGTATTGAATTCTCCATAGGAAGCACCATCATCAACAAAGAAAATTTCACTTGGAAAATTGATGCTAATATATCTTCAAATAAAAATATAATCAAAAGTTTAGGAAATAGTGCATCTGTAAGTGCTAATTCTTATTTAACCCCTTCTGGCTGGCAAAATAATTTAAATGACTTCTTAGTACAGGTTGGTAAGCCTGTAGGTACTTTTTGGGGATATCAAACAGCAGGAAGATATGAAGTGAGTGATTTCGATTATAATGCAACGACACAAGTCTATACTTTAAAAGCAGGTATTCCTAGCTCTGCTGCTGCTGCCAATGGAGCAAAACCAATACAACCTGGAGACCTTAAACTTCAAGATTTAAACGGGGACGGTATTATTGATAATAAAGATATGACCGACTTAGGAAATGCTCAACCAAAATTCTATGGTGGATTTAACCAGACTTTCCGTTACAAAAACTGGGATATGAGCTTAATGTTCAATTTCTCTGTGGGGAATAAAGTTTATAATGCTAACAAATTAGAATACACCACTCAATACTTATACAAAGACAACAATATGTCTGCTGATGTAGCCAATAGATTTAGATGGTTTAACGATGCCGGAGAAAAAGTAAATGACCCAACAGCTTTAGCTGCATTAAATGCTAATACAACAGGATGGACTCCCCCTGCAGGAGCGTACTTTTTACATTCTTATGGTATTGAAGACGGATCTTTCTTAAGACTAAATAATGTAACTCTAGGATATTCTCTAGGGAAAGATTTTATTAAACAATTGGGACTTTCTAATTTCAGATTGTATTTTACGATGAATAACGTCTTTACTATTACTGGTTATTCAGGATATGATCCAGAAGCTAATACCAGAAGAAATCCTTTAACACCTGGTGTAGATTATGCCGCTTACCCTAGAAGCAGATTTATCTTATCAGGAGTTGACATCACTTTTTAA
- a CDS encoding pectinesterase family protein, translated as MFIFSIVFISLLSFKANDEKTIIVSKDGKGNFTTIQQAIDAVDEGKTSKTKIIIKPGTYREKIIVPATKSSISLIGENAENTILVYGDFASKPNAEGKNIGTTGSSTLFIFSDYFSAKNITFQNDAGPVGQAVAVLTTGDKIAFENCRFLGFQDTLYLKGAQDLEDQSKVSRNYFKNCYIEGTTDYIFGAGTAVFENCTIYSKKNASYVTAASTPQGNLFGFVFINCNLTGNANANSVYLGRPWRPFAQTVYINCAIDSTIKKEGWHNWSKPDAEKTTFYGEYNSKGAGSDISKRVSWSHQLTKDQAKKYTAKNVLKGKDNWNFTKIFK; from the coding sequence TTGTTTATTTTTTCAATAGTCTTCATCAGTCTTCTTTCTTTCAAAGCTAATGATGAGAAAACCATCATCGTTTCGAAAGACGGAAAAGGAAATTTTACGACTATTCAACAAGCCATTGACGCTGTTGATGAAGGAAAAACGTCAAAAACAAAAATCATTATTAAGCCAGGTACTTACAGAGAAAAAATTATTGTTCCAGCTACAAAAAGTTCGATTAGTTTAATAGGTGAAAATGCAGAAAACACTATTTTGGTTTATGGTGACTTTGCATCAAAACCAAACGCTGAAGGCAAAAATATCGGAACGACAGGTTCATCTACCCTATTTATTTTTTCTGATTATTTTTCTGCTAAAAATATAACCTTTCAAAATGATGCAGGACCTGTCGGGCAAGCAGTTGCTGTATTAACAACAGGTGATAAAATAGCATTTGAAAACTGTCGGTTTTTAGGCTTCCAAGATACCTTATATTTAAAGGGAGCTCAGGATTTGGAAGACCAATCTAAAGTTTCTAGAAATTATTTTAAAAACTGCTACATAGAAGGTACAACCGATTATATTTTCGGAGCGGGAACTGCCGTTTTTGAAAATTGCACCATCTATTCCAAAAAAAATGCTTCGTATGTAACTGCGGCATCTACCCCACAAGGAAATCTGTTTGGTTTTGTGTTTATTAACTGTAATTTAACAGGGAATGCAAACGCAAATTCTGTATATTTGGGTCGTCCATGGAGACCATTTGCACAAACCGTTTACATCAATTGTGCAATCGATTCCACAATAAAAAAAGAAGGATGGCACAACTGGTCTAAACCCGATGCTGAAAAAACCACTTTTTACGGAGAATATAATTCTAAAGGAGCTGGTTCTGATATTTCGAAAAGAGTTTCTTGGTCTCATCAGCTTACAAAAGATCAGGCTAAAAAATATACTGCTAAAAATGTTCTGAAAGGAAAAGACAATTGGAACTTTACAAAAATTTTTAAATAG